The following proteins come from a genomic window of Hypanus sabinus isolate sHypSab1 chromosome 9, sHypSab1.hap1, whole genome shotgun sequence:
- the LOC132400133 gene encoding actin-binding Rho-activating protein-like: MNAESKTPRPLSKAVRRFRCVSMVNSLAKNWQKWASDHTHKQKTQPLGWQPGGSSEDYAKKPTLNETEIQPAKVPQMDIRSSSFNGENVASSKEQKEYQEAKVSIRTVTVNKTVSTRQTAKSNELVSFMSGRFNQPVPEEAPKPFLGDRSPTRRRLRLSKASELVQSWKTAEKEGQDLVPKCNLASDGGREKRKEGIEEESKDKDGTDDRGKRKKLVQKVQVRTMGELKKVWLRWAEDHIEKQKLNPFSDDFDYDYAMSFRLKKGDRGYGRPKEGSKSAERGERAQRHIRREIDELCYIIRDLGIQGKDGMTRVTFGQLFDRYVTISDKVVGILMRARKHGLVDFPGEMLWQGRDDDVIITLMELQNPEY, from the coding sequence ATGAACGCTGAGTCCAAGACACCAAGGCcgctcagtaaagcagtcagaaGGTTCCGCTGTGTCTCCATGGTGAACAGCCTGGCAAAGAACTGGCAAAAGTGGGCCAGcgatcacacacacaaacagaaaacGCAGCCTCTCGGTTGGCAGCCTGGTGGCTCTTCAGAAGACTATGCCAAGAAGCCCACCCTGAATGAGACCGAAATCCAGCCGGCAAAAGTGCCACAAATGGATATAAGAAGCAGCAGCTTCAATGGGGAGAATGTGGCATCCAGCAAAGAGCAGAAGGAATATCAGGAAGCAAAAGTGTCCATTCGGACTGTCACAGTAAACAAAACAGTCAGCACCAGACAAACTGCCAAGAGCAATGAGCTGGTGAGTTTCATGAGTGGCCGGTTCAACCAGCCAGTGCCGGAGGAGGCACCAAAGCCATTTCTGGGTGACAGGTCACCCACCCGAAGGCGACTGCGTCTCAGCAAAGCGTCGGAGCTGGTGCAGTCATGGAAGACAGCAGAGAAGGAAGGGCAGGACCTGGTGCCCAAATGCAACTTGGCCAGCGAtggtgggagagagaagaggaaagaAGGGATTGAGGAAGAGAGCAAAGACAAGGATGGCACAGATGACAGAGGGaagaggaagaagctggtccAGAAAGTCCAGGTGCGCACAATGGGAGAGCTGAAGAAAGTCTGGCTAAGGTGGGCAGAGGATCATATTGAGAAGCAAAAACTCAACCCTTTCAGTGATGACTTTGACTATGACTACGCCATGTCCTTCCGTCTAAAGAAGGGTGACCGGGGCTACGGGCGGCCAAAGGAGGGGAGCAAGTCCGCAGAGAGGGGCGAGCGAGCTCAGAGGCACATCCGCAGAGAGATCGATGAACTCTGCTACATCATCAGGGACCTAGGGATACAGGGGAAGGACGGGATGACCCGAGTCACCTTCGGCCAGCTGTTTGACAGATACGTCACCATCTCAGATAAAGTGGTGGGGATTTTGATGAGGGCTAGGAAACATGGACTGGTGGACTTCCCAGGTGAGATGTTGTGGCAGGGAAGAGACGATGATGTTATTATCACCCTCATGGAATTACAAAATCCAGAGTATTAG